From the genome of Verrucomicrobiia bacterium, one region includes:
- a CDS encoding Ig domain-containing protein — protein sequence MAQKFRNFWMVVGLVLPVGVAFGAAFIGPNNEAYQITENGYNPNILDALPTGPKNLGEEYRRVTPVMFYTFDQNFIDYFGTNGMDAVDRAFQVFNGLTNVSGYSADLLEFPMEAQRVNYQAQALFLNDLKSATMSMIMEQLGAAQPDRYVWTLHARWHEGNVECPAGQNYLVVKRNFDPVTSGLDQLQASSYVNGTLFSYKIVEFCDPPTPFGWLADAVEFNVDPLATPFTAVASGFGSMPYLLGGTALTALGGLGEGYYYTGLTRDDVGALRYLMRSSNINLEGAGTNVLTYVTNTTAELLGTEDLATFIENARVSDPGTLTALYPGLQIANSSSYFTNVIATNTVFYVTNVPFAPAGMAVLRSANVVTTNIQRHFYHEFLNAYITPEYQLTSNFEVPLVPGHTTTNYTIDNVITNVSAEACPPMSPAGSICTNVTIQSEVFNSVGGDFYILPTNWCAIGNVQTQLVRVVTLEGETFTVTNAPGTINTNEISFTVTPTLTYTQYVYQVYPVSCPEDWAGYRRGIERVQFVRRDYDSLIGQFYYPTNSEYTIVTVTNNQDYPQHIRREVFQPDILITAQDLTGGPGGPSGAGTLARSIEFDSSRSLSGLAGPGTILNPAVITFSKTGPVMGNSYPQMDEATGFPLFLWASYDGSTNPPVVYPNGTSVAELENHILIQATPSGPDLPDAILGVEYGTIFSGFSVTGGTAPFTWTIAPASGGLPPGLTLDSSTGQISGVPTQPNIYDFTLRLSDAVARSIDLHYTITVTP from the coding sequence ATGGCGCAAAAGTTTCGTAATTTTTGGATGGTGGTAGGGTTGGTTCTGCCGGTTGGCGTCGCCTTTGGCGCGGCGTTCATCGGGCCGAATAACGAAGCGTACCAAATCACGGAGAACGGGTACAATCCGAATATTCTCGATGCTCTACCGACCGGGCCCAAAAATCTGGGTGAAGAATATCGGCGGGTGACGCCGGTCATGTTCTATACGTTTGACCAAAACTTTATTGATTATTTCGGCACCAATGGCATGGATGCGGTTGATCGTGCATTTCAAGTTTTCAATGGCTTGACCAATGTTTCCGGCTACAGCGCTGATCTACTGGAGTTTCCCATGGAGGCGCAGCGGGTTAACTATCAAGCGCAGGCGTTGTTTCTGAACGACCTGAAATCTGCGACCATGAGCATGATCATGGAGCAATTGGGCGCGGCGCAACCTGATCGCTACGTGTGGACCCTCCATGCGCGCTGGCACGAAGGAAACGTGGAGTGCCCAGCGGGACAAAATTATTTGGTGGTCAAACGGAATTTTGATCCGGTGACCAGCGGCTTGGATCAGTTGCAGGCCAGCAGCTACGTGAACGGCACCTTGTTCAGCTACAAGATTGTTGAGTTTTGCGATCCGCCTACTCCATTCGGCTGGCTGGCGGACGCAGTGGAGTTCAATGTGGACCCCTTGGCCACGCCATTTACCGCCGTTGCTTCGGGATTTGGGTCGATGCCCTATTTGTTGGGCGGCACGGCGCTGACGGCCCTGGGCGGATTGGGTGAGGGGTATTATTATACGGGTTTGACCCGAGACGATGTTGGCGCGTTGCGGTATTTGATGCGCTCCAGCAACATCAATTTGGAAGGTGCAGGTACCAACGTTCTGACCTACGTGACCAACACCACCGCGGAGCTTTTGGGGACCGAGGATCTGGCCACCTTTATTGAAAATGCACGAGTAAGCGATCCGGGTACATTAACGGCGCTTTATCCAGGATTACAGATTGCCAACTCCTCCTCGTATTTCACCAATGTCATTGCCACCAACACGGTTTTCTACGTGACGAATGTTCCGTTCGCCCCGGCGGGAATGGCGGTGCTGCGCTCGGCCAACGTGGTGACCACCAACATCCAGCGCCACTTCTACCACGAATTCCTAAACGCCTACATTACCCCGGAATATCAATTAACTTCCAATTTTGAAGTGCCCCTGGTACCCGGTCACACCACAACCAATTACACGATTGATAACGTAATTACAAATGTCTCCGCTGAGGCCTGCCCCCCGATGAGTCCGGCAGGAAGCATCTGCACCAACGTCACTATCCAAAGCGAAGTATTTAATAGCGTGGGCGGCGACTTCTATATTTTACCAACCAACTGGTGCGCGATCGGAAATGTGCAGACGCAATTGGTTCGCGTGGTGACGCTGGAAGGTGAAACTTTCACCGTGACTAATGCCCCGGGCACCATCAATACGAATGAAATTTCGTTCACCGTTACGCCCACGCTCACTTACACCCAATATGTTTATCAGGTGTACCCGGTGAGTTGTCCGGAAGACTGGGCGGGATATCGCCGAGGGATTGAGCGCGTCCAATTTGTGCGACGCGATTACGACTCCTTGATTGGTCAATTTTATTATCCAACGAATAGCGAATATACGATCGTTACCGTCACCAATAACCAGGATTATCCGCAACACATTCGTCGCGAGGTGTTCCAACCGGACATTTTGATCACCGCGCAGGATTTGACGGGCGGGCCTGGTGGTCCTTCGGGGGCGGGAACGCTGGCGCGCAGCATTGAGTTTGACAGCTCCCGATCTTTGAGCGGTTTGGCCGGTCCAGGCACCATCTTGAATCCGGCCGTAATAACTTTCAGTAAAACGGGACCAGTGATGGGAAACTCCTATCCGCAGATGGATGAAGCGACGGGTTTTCCGCTGTTCCTGTGGGCTTCATACGATGGTTCAACCAATCCGCCCGTGGTGTATCCCAATGGCACCAGCGTGGCGGAATTGGAAAACCATATTTTGATTCAGGCGACACCATCTGGACCTGACCTGCCCGATGCGATTTTAGGCGTGGAGTATGGAACCATTTTTAGCGGTTTTAGC
- a CDS encoding fibronectin type III domain-containing protein — protein MAFLFKIRRGGIAAGLSLLAWSAWSAPGNYASEGGEYKPIGTLMGDQTYAGLSIKPSGGYLVWQDNITDGDGTGISARKLDGSLTGTFSPFRVNQIGADDQEKPQVTLLSNGGAAFVWQGGKQGMQHIYGRILGADGLWATDDFLVNTATNVTQRDAAAITLTNGNVVVAWASAGQVSSTSMQDVYFQILLPGGTKYGGEVLANQYTAYNQRSARLAALSDGRFVAVWISESRRFENSVDVYGRVFSASGTAASAEFLINAGTNVCANPAVAAVADGGFAVTWSEMDLEGVDNRWDIFARAFSANLMGGTTRRVNTYTVGDQVDPKISALNSDYLVAWTSVGQDGSREGIYAQFLQADGSPQGSEFGVNTTTISQQVMPVIASDGAARFMTVWSGYAGGGASMDLYAQRYVNTDQPLNAPGAPIVSVLDTTRLALTWPHVDGISVASYEVYIDGASTAAVETTNNFWTATALSAGSTHTFRLAYVLPDGRSSPLSPVATGTTYLFPFAWQSIPYDWMYANFGSDVNTWPRVDLDSDGDGVSNLLEFLQGTDPTDSASVLKYQLRLTEQGVFLDWNTQPGLLYQVQFTPVLNGTWTDLGGARFAASTNDSLFVGQSSGGFYRIGRVR, from the coding sequence ATGGCCTTTTTGTTTAAGATACGGCGAGGTGGCATTGCCGCTGGATTGAGCCTGCTGGCTTGGTCGGCTTGGTCGGCCCCGGGGAATTACGCCAGCGAAGGAGGCGAATATAAGCCGATCGGCACTTTGATGGGCGATCAAACGTATGCTGGACTAAGCATCAAACCTTCGGGTGGGTATCTGGTCTGGCAGGATAACATTACCGATGGCGACGGCACTGGAATCAGTGCGCGCAAGTTGGACGGCAGTTTGACGGGAACGTTCAGTCCGTTTCGGGTCAACCAAATCGGTGCGGACGATCAGGAGAAGCCGCAAGTCACCCTCTTGTCCAACGGTGGAGCGGCCTTCGTCTGGCAGGGCGGCAAACAAGGGATGCAGCATATTTACGGTCGGATACTGGGTGCGGATGGATTGTGGGCAACGGATGATTTTCTCGTTAATACCGCCACCAACGTCACGCAGCGCGATGCCGCTGCGATTACTTTGACCAACGGGAATGTGGTGGTGGCTTGGGCCAGCGCGGGACAGGTGTCCAGCACCAGCATGCAGGACGTTTATTTTCAAATTCTGCTGCCTGGCGGCACGAAGTACGGCGGCGAGGTTTTAGCCAATCAATACACAGCCTACAATCAACGATCCGCTCGGCTGGCTGCGTTGAGTGACGGTCGTTTCGTCGCGGTCTGGATTTCCGAATCCCGTCGCTTCGAGAACAGCGTGGATGTTTACGGTCGGGTTTTTTCCGCGTCCGGCACGGCGGCCTCGGCTGAATTTTTAATCAATGCGGGTACGAACGTGTGCGCTAATCCTGCAGTTGCCGCCGTCGCGGATGGTGGCTTTGCGGTGACGTGGTCGGAGATGGACTTGGAAGGAGTGGATAATCGTTGGGATATTTTCGCCCGGGCCTTTTCCGCAAACCTCATGGGCGGAACTACTCGGCGTGTAAATACTTATACAGTGGGAGATCAAGTAGATCCCAAAATCAGCGCGCTGAACAGTGATTATCTGGTGGCTTGGACCAGCGTTGGCCAGGACGGTTCGCGTGAGGGAATTTACGCACAATTCCTTCAAGCCGACGGTTCGCCTCAAGGCTCGGAGTTCGGAGTGAACACAACTACGATCAGTCAGCAGGTCATGCCGGTTATTGCTTCCGACGGCGCCGCGCGGTTTATGACGGTATGGTCCGGTTATGCGGGTGGCGGCGCGAGCATGGATTTGTATGCCCAGCGCTATGTAAATACGGATCAGCCGCTGAACGCGCCGGGCGCGCCCATTGTCAGTGTGCTGGATACCACCCGGCTGGCGTTGACCTGGCCTCATGTGGACGGAATAAGCGTGGCCAGCTACGAGGTCTATATTGACGGCGCGTCAACGGCGGCGGTGGAGACGACTAATAACTTTTGGACCGCCACCGCCTTGAGCGCGGGCAGCACGCACACCTTCCGGCTTGCGTATGTGTTGCCAGACGGACGAAGCTCGCCGTTGTCTCCGGTGGCCACTGGCACCACCTACCTTTTCCCATTCGCTTGGCAGAGCATTCCGTACGATTGGATGTACGCCAATTTTGGAAGTGATGTGAATACTTGGCCTCGGGTCGACCTGGACAGCGATGGCGATGGGGTTTCGAATCTCCTGGAATTTTTACAGGGTACGGACCCGACCGATTCCGCCAGCGTTTTGAAGTACCAACTGCGCCTCACTGAGCAGGGAGTGTTTTTGGATTGGAATACGCAACCTGGATTACTTTATCAGGTGCAGTTCACGCCGGTGTTGAACGGGACATGGACGGATTTGGGAGGGGCACGATTTGCCGCAAGCACCAATGACTCCCTGTTTGTCGGCCAGAGCAGTGGTGGATTTTACCGAATTGGACGCGTTCGCTAA